In a single window of the Acipenser ruthenus chromosome 20, fAciRut3.2 maternal haplotype, whole genome shotgun sequence genome:
- the LOC117415449 gene encoding uncharacterized protein LOC117415449 — MEPHRKKTCKRKHIEITVDDSDNDDAVIGVHKNKKVSIDPSQTVSNSVFNSIIVPRNTLNSVPSVGSHTHSMSPAPGGIPHTVHPQNLNGFENFDYLDKLLNDLNYNADILPSIRALIDEISTDTPPINDNSTNTDNNNSPCHGFVNDAKLTQINFDSLDMLLHEMSRENHGTIEGVGDMEKQIGGGLNEGGCLDDSFSIKVPGGGVIHDDQVAGPSGIQVPHSNSGGDRIGGEGVQHRQRPMFNNFELKQSLNFTHMYDLDSYAEVFTVLHETLENMLSEVSRTLRPADVVQLELRAGSLDIPVYVKMTGDNLSLDDFLSQIEALLQSHSEILADDSLMLIVQVVRCPEGGGVRRGLQTLMKSELIRKKAKHLIICYNRDNQLCFAYSVLSLLFPEFREANDTCMAEALKLQQSVGLSEHQMVSFADIDKFEQALDVKIVVWYRCPQKDVFLKHQTDTRAKNKTVFLFLHENHFYGIVNLKGFLGAAYLCNYCYTAYSNRSGHRCEGHCNVCFSPACNSESSVKVKCNDCNRYCRSQLCYDEHKILRDKANSEKQVSMCDILKLCTRCYSLYKCDPTKPLTHKCLTPYCKLCKAVLLPHSDHKCFIQTLKPKEPTDKYVFYDFECRQEAGVHIPNYLYCMHMGGESWFWEGEECVKKFFERYRRPCYAGYTFLAHNAKSYDSYLLMNYLVTNGINPNIIAQGSKLMCFTDEAFKMRYIDSFNFLPMKLSALPAAMGFEARKGYFPHFFNTAENQNYIGPYPEPRYYGVQQMMSKDREDFYKWDDSNKNGVFNFRDEMAFYCKNDVEILREACIKFRTEVYAIGQIDPFQCTTIASLCMAMYRSKFLPKDTIAIIPPDNYSAQQKSFSNASIQWLMYVAETENVFIQHALNYGEFKIGPFFLDGYAVINGKRTAFEFAGCFFHGCPLCYDSTDVNPLSKVSCGTMRHHFDEKIETLQKVYGLEVRVIWEHEWNTLKKQPKVHDFLVSSDFPERISPREALFGGRTNAITLHYVAQENERVEYFDFTSLYPFVNKTKLYPVDHPTIIYHNFQDLSQYFGLFKLTVLPPRGLYFPVLPARISGKLMFTLCRSCAETLNQTGVCNHTSGERALTGTWCSVEVVKALEKGYKVSKIHEVWHFPQKSDTLFTGYINSHLKGKQESSGYPAHCTDEERKERYIAEYFQKEGVQLDPQNINVNPAKRQISKLSLNSLWGKFAQRTNQLSTSLVKDPDQFFHYLFSKRYQVSHFCFVSDTVAQVQWRYASDTYTPTGNVNVFIAAFTTAYARLELYNLLDRLQDRCLYHDTDSVIFVSRPQAWRPELHYRVCVRGP, encoded by the coding sequence ATGGAACCCCATcgcaaaaaaacatgtaaaaggaaacacattgaaattactgTTGATGATTCTGACAATGATGATGCTGTGATTGgtgttcacaaaaataaaaaggtttcaattgatCCGAGTCAAACTGTGTCAAATTCTGTGTTTAATTCTATAATCGTCCCCCGAAATACCTTAAATTCTGTTCCCTCAGTAGGTTCCCATACACATAGTATGTCTCCAGCCCCCGGTGGCATACCACACACTGTTCACCCCCAAAATTTAAATGGTTTTGAGAATTTTGACTATCTAGACAAACTactaaatgatttaaattataacgCAGATATTTTACCGTCAATCAGGGCTCTGATTGATGAAATTTCTACAGATACTCCCCCGATAAATGACAACTCCACTAATACAGACAATAATAATTCCCCGTGCCATGGGTTTgttaatgatgctaaattgactcagatcaattttgaCTCTTTGGATATGCTTTTGCATGAAATGTCTAGAGAGAATCATGGTACTATAGAGGGTGTAGGTgatatggaaaaacaaataggGGGAGGCTTAAACGAAGGGGGTTGCCTTGATGATtcttttagcataaaagtccCGGGGGGTGGTGTAATACATGATGATCAAGTGGCTGGTCCTTCTGGTATACAGGTCCCCCATAGCAATAGCGGCGGTGATAGAATTGGGGGGGAAGGTGTACAGCATAGACAACGACCTATGTTTAACAATTTCGAATTGAAGCAATCTCTTAACTTTACACATATGTATGATCTGGATTCCTACGCTGAAGTTTTTACTGTGCTGCAtgaaacgttagagaatatgttgagtgaggtttctagaaCGCTAAGACCTGCAGACGTTGTTCAGCTTGAATTACGAGCAGGATCCTTAgatataccagtgtatgtaaaaatgactggagacaatttaagtctagacgattttctcagtcagattgaagctctccttcaaagtcatagtgaaattttggCTGATGACTCTTTGATGTTGATTGTCCAGGTTGTAAGGTGTCCAGAAGGAGGTGGTGTTAGGAGAGGTTTgcagaccttaatgaaaagtgagcttattagaaaaaaagccaagcatctgattatatgttacaacagagacaatcaattatgttttgccTACAGCGTTCTGAGCTTGTTATTTCCTGAATTTAGGGAGGCCAATGATACgtgtatggctgaggctttaaaacttcaacagagtgTGGGATTAAGTGAACATCAAATGGTTTCGTTTGCAgacatagataaatttgaacaggccctagatgttaaaattgtggtgtggtacagatgtcctcaaaaggaCGTGTTCCTGAAACACCAAACAGATactcgagcaaaaaacaaaactgtatttctgtttcttcatgagaatcatttctatggtattgttaacttgaaaggttttctgggtgcagcctatctgtgtaattactgttacacagccTACAGTAATCGATCTGGACATCGCTGTGAAggacactgtaatgtgtgtttttcccCAGCCTGTAACAGCGAGTCctctgtaaaggtaaaatgtaacgactgcaatcgttattgtcgatcccagctctgttatgatgagcataagattctccgagataaagccaacagtgaaaaacaggtttctatgtgtgacattttaaaactttgtacaaggtgctattctctctataaatgtgacCCTACAAAGCCCCTGACTCATAAATGTCTTACTCCATACTGTAAGCTATGTAAAGCCGTGTTGTTACCTCACAGTGATCATAAATGCTTCATTCAAACGCTTAAACCTAAGGAACccacagacaaatatgtgttttatgattttgaatgtcggCAGGAAGCTGGTGTGCACATTCctaattatttgtactgcatgcatatgggtggtgaatcatggttttgggagggcgaggaatgtgtgaaaaagttttttgaGCGGTATCGTAGACCTTGTTATGCAGGCTATACTTTCTTGGCACACAATGCAAAGTCTtatgacagttatttactgatgaattatttagtaACCAATGGAATTAACCCAAatatcatagctcagggtagcaagttgatgtgttttacagacgaggctttTAAGATGCGTTACATTGATTCCTTTAACTTTTTGCCTATGAAGTTAAGTGCCCTGCCTGCCGCTATGGGGTTTGAAGCcagaaaaggatattttcctcattttttcaatactgctgaaaaccagaATTATATCGGCCCATATCCTGAACCACGCTACTATGgtgttcagcaaatgatgtctaaagatCGTGAGGACTTTTACAAATGGGATGATTCGAATAagaatggtgtttttaatttcagagacgaaatggcgttctactgcaaaaatgatgttgaaattttgaGAGAGGCATGTATCAAATTTCGTACCGAGGTTTATGCAATAGGTCAGATAGACCCCTTCCAATGTACAACtattgcttcactgtgcatggctatgtatagaagtaaattcctgcctaaagacacaatagctatcattcctcccgacaattacagtgcccagcaaaaaagcttttcaaatgcctcgatacaatggttaatgtatgtagcagaaactgaaaatgttttcattcaacatgctttaaactacGGAGAGTTTAAAATAGGCCCCTTTTTCTTGGACggttatgctgtgattaatggtaagcgtacggcttttgaatttgcagggtgtttttttcatgGCTGTCCCTTGTGCTATGATTCGACCGATGTAAACCCCTTAAGCAAAGTATCGTGTGGTACGATGCgtcatcactttgatgaaaagattgaaacattgcaaaaggtttacgggttggaagtcagagttatttgggaacatgaatggaacacACTGAAAAAACAGCCTAAAGTGCACGATTTTCTGGTTAGTTCTGATTTTCCAGAACGCATCAGTCCTCGCGAGGCTCTGTTTGGGGGTcgtacaaatgccattacattacattatgtggcccaggaaaatgaaagggtggaatactttgatttcactagcTTGTATCCTTTTGTTAACAAGACAAAATTGTACCCAGTAGACCATCCtaccataatttaccataattttcaagacttgagCCAATACTTTGGattgttcaaattaactgttttgcctcctaggggtctttatttccctgtactgcctgcccgcataagtggtaaattaatgtttaccctaTGCCGTTCATGCGCGGAAACACTAAACCAGACTGGGGTATGTAATcatacctctggagaaagagcctTGACAGGGACATGGTGCAGTGTAGAGGTAGTcaaagctcttgagaaaggttacaaagtgtctaaaatacacgAAGTTTGGCACtttcctcagaaatctgacactctctttacaggttacattaacagtcatctcaaggggaaacaggaaagttcaggttacccggctcattgtaccgatgaggagcgtaaagagcgttatattgctgaatattttcagaaagagggggttcaattagatcctcaaaacatCAATGTTAATCCTGCTAAAAGACAAATCTCCAAACTATCCCTCAATAGTTTGTGGGGGAAGTTTGCCCAGAGAACTAACCAACTCTCTACAAGTTTGGTTAaggatcctgaccagtttttccattatctcttttcaaaaagatatcaggtttcgcatttttgttttgtaagtgatactgTGGCTCAGGTTCAATGGCGTTacgcttctgatacctatactcccACAGGTAATGTAAACGTATTTATAGCGGCATTTACAACAGCGTACGCCAGGCTAGAGCTTTATAACCTCTTGGATCGGCTGCAGGATAGGtgtctgtatcatgatacggACTCTGTAATCTTTGTCAGCAGGCCCCAGGCTTGGCGTCCAGAACtacattacagagtttgtgtcagGGGGCCCTAA